In one Pseudomonas fitomaticsae genomic region, the following are encoded:
- the betB gene encoding betaine-aldehyde dehydrogenase — translation MARFELQKLYIDGAYSDAGSDATFEAINPANGEVLAQVQRATKEDVERAVVSAEKGQKIWAAMTAMERSRILRRAVDILRERNDELAALETLDTGKAFSETKYVDIVTGADVLEYYAGLVPAIEGEQIPLRDTSFVYTRREPLGVVAGIGAWNYPIQIALWKSAPALAAGNAMIFKPSEVTSLTTLKLAEIYTEAGVPNGVFNVLTGSGREVGTWLTEHPRIEKISFTGGTDTGKKVMASASASSLKDVTMELGGKSPLIICDDADLDRAADTAMMANFYSSGQVCTNGTRVFVPSHLKAAFEAKIVERVARIRVGNPEDENTNFGPLVSFPHMESVLGYIAKGKEEGARVLCGGERLTDGEFAKGAFVAPTVFTDCTDDMTIVREEIFGPVMAILTYETEEEVIRRANDTDFGLAAGIVTRDLNRAHRVIHQLEAGICWINAWGESDAKMPVGGYKQSGVGRENGISSLNNFTRIKSVQVELGDYVSVF, via the coding sequence ATGGCCCGTTTCGAACTGCAAAAACTCTACATCGATGGCGCGTACTCCGACGCCGGCAGCGATGCCACCTTCGAAGCCATCAACCCGGCTAACGGTGAAGTCCTCGCACAAGTGCAACGTGCGACCAAGGAAGACGTCGAGCGTGCGGTGGTCAGCGCTGAAAAGGGCCAGAAAATCTGGGCCGCGATGACCGCCATGGAGCGTTCGCGCATCCTGCGTCGCGCCGTCGACATCCTGCGCGAGCGCAACGATGAACTGGCTGCCCTGGAAACCCTGGACACCGGTAAAGCCTTCTCCGAAACCAAGTACGTCGACATCGTCACCGGCGCCGACGTGCTGGAATACTACGCAGGCCTGGTACCCGCCATCGAAGGCGAGCAGATCCCGCTGCGTGACACTTCCTTCGTCTACACCCGTCGCGAGCCGCTGGGCGTTGTCGCCGGTATCGGCGCGTGGAACTACCCGATCCAGATCGCTCTGTGGAAATCCGCGCCAGCCCTGGCGGCCGGTAACGCGATGATCTTCAAGCCAAGCGAAGTCACCTCGCTGACCACCCTGAAACTGGCCGAGATCTACACCGAAGCCGGCGTTCCGAACGGCGTGTTCAACGTGCTGACCGGCAGCGGCCGTGAAGTCGGCACCTGGCTGACCGAGCACCCGCGCATCGAGAAAATCTCCTTCACCGGCGGCACCGACACCGGCAAGAAGGTCATGGCCAGCGCTTCGGCTTCGTCGCTCAAAGACGTGACCATGGAACTGGGCGGCAAGTCCCCGCTGATCATCTGCGACGACGCCGACCTGGATCGCGCCGCCGACACCGCCATGATGGCCAACTTCTACAGCTCCGGTCAGGTCTGCACCAACGGCACTCGCGTGTTCGTGCCGAGCCACCTGAAAGCCGCTTTCGAAGCCAAGATCGTCGAGCGCGTTGCGCGCATCCGCGTTGGCAACCCGGAAGACGAAAACACCAACTTCGGCCCGCTGGTCAGCTTCCCGCACATGGAAAGCGTGCTGGGTTACATCGCCAAGGGTAAAGAAGAAGGCGCCCGCGTTCTGTGCGGCGGCGAACGTCTGACCGACGGCGAATTCGCCAAGGGCGCGTTCGTGGCTCCGACCGTGTTCACCGACTGCACCGACGACATGACCATCGTCCGTGAAGAAATCTTCGGCCCGGTGATGGCGATCCTGACCTACGAAACCGAAGAAGAAGTGATCCGCCGCGCCAACGACACCGACTTCGGCCTGGCCGCCGGTATCGTCACCCGCGACCTGAACCGCGCCCACCGCGTGATTCATCAACTGGAAGCCGGTATCTGCTGGATCAACGCCTGGGGCGAGTCCGACGCAAAAATGCCGGTTGGCGGTTACAAGCAGTCGGGCGTCGGCCGTGAGAACGGCATCAGCTCGCTGAACAACTTCACTCGCATCAAATCGGTACAGGTCGAGCTGGGCGATTACGTCTCGGTGTTCTAA
- the betA gene encoding choline dehydrogenase yields the protein MSQEFDYIIVGAGSAGNTLATRLTEDEGVTVLLLEAGGPDYRFDFRTQMPAALAFPLQGRRYNWAYETDPEPHMDGRRMECGRGKGLGGSSLINGMCYIRGNAMDYDGWAKLPGLEDWTYLDCLPYFRKAETRDIGPNDYHGGDGPVSVTTPKAGNNPLFHAMVEAGVQAGYPRTEDLNGYQQEGFGPMDRTVTPKGRRASTARGYLDVAKKRSTLTIVTHALTDKVLFEGKRAVGVRYLVGAAEERVEARARKEVIVCSGAIASPQLLQRSGVGPAKLLESLDIPVVHDLPGVGENLQDHLELYLQYACTQPVSLYPSLLWYNQPAIGAEWLFNGTGIGASNQFEAGGFIRTREEFEWPNIQYHFLPVAINYNGSNGVKEHGFQAHMGSMRSPSRGRIQVKSKDPRQHPSILFNYMATEQDWQEFRDGIRLTREIMQQPALDAFRGREISPGIEVQTDEQLDKFIREHAETAFHPSCSCKMGTDDMAVVDGEGRVHGMQGLRVVDASIMPIITTGNLNAPTIMMAEKIADKIRGRQPLPRSKAPYYVAGNAPVKGKALREVAPAAH from the coding sequence ATGTCCCAAGAATTCGATTACATCATCGTCGGTGCCGGCTCTGCCGGTAACACCCTGGCGACCCGTCTGACTGAAGACGAAGGCGTCACTGTCCTGCTGCTCGAAGCCGGTGGCCCGGACTACCGATTCGACTTCCGCACGCAAATGCCGGCCGCTCTGGCATTCCCGCTGCAAGGCCGTCGCTACAACTGGGCGTACGAAACCGATCCAGAGCCACACATGGACGGTCGCCGGATGGAATGCGGTCGCGGCAAGGGCCTCGGCGGTTCCTCGCTGATCAACGGCATGTGCTACATCCGTGGCAACGCGATGGACTACGACGGCTGGGCGAAACTGCCAGGCCTGGAAGACTGGACCTACCTCGACTGCCTGCCGTACTTCCGCAAAGCGGAAACCCGCGACATCGGCCCGAACGACTACCACGGTGGCGACGGCCCGGTCAGCGTGACCACGCCAAAAGCGGGCAACAACCCGCTGTTCCACGCCATGGTTGAAGCCGGCGTGCAGGCCGGTTACCCGCGCACCGAAGACCTCAACGGCTACCAGCAGGAAGGCTTCGGCCCGATGGACCGCACCGTGACGCCGAAAGGCCGTCGTGCTTCCACCGCCCGTGGTTACCTGGACGTGGCCAAGAAGCGTTCGACCCTGACCATCGTCACTCACGCCCTGACCGACAAGGTTCTGTTCGAAGGCAAGCGTGCCGTTGGCGTGCGTTACCTGGTCGGCGCCGCTGAAGAACGTGTTGAAGCCCGTGCCCGCAAAGAAGTCATCGTCTGCTCCGGCGCGATCGCTTCGCCGCAACTGCTGCAACGCTCCGGCGTCGGCCCGGCAAAACTGCTGGAAAGCCTCGACATCCCGGTCGTTCACGACCTGCCAGGCGTCGGCGAAAACCTGCAGGATCACCTCGAGCTGTACCTGCAATACGCTTGCACCCAACCGGTCTCGCTGTACCCGTCGCTGCTCTGGTACAACCAGCCGGCCATCGGTGCCGAGTGGCTGTTCAACGGCACCGGCATCGGCGCCAGCAACCAGTTCGAAGCCGGCGGTTTCATCCGTACTCGCGAAGAGTTCGAATGGCCGAACATTCAGTACCACTTCTTGCCGGTCGCGATTAACTACAACGGCAGCAACGGTGTGAAAGAGCACGGTTTCCAGGCGCACATGGGTTCCATGCGTTCGCCGAGCCGCGGTCGCATCCAGGTCAAATCCAAGGATCCGCGCCAGCACCCGAGCATCCTGTTCAACTACATGGCCACCGAGCAGGACTGGCAGGAATTCCGCGACGGCATCCGCCTGACCCGTGAAATCATGCAACAGCCTGCACTGGACGCTTTCCGTGGCCGTGAAATCAGCCCGGGCATCGAAGTGCAAACCGATGAGCAGTTGGACAAGTTCATCCGCGAGCACGCCGAAACCGCGTTCCACCCGTCCTGCTCGTGCAAGATGGGCACCGACGACATGGCGGTAGTGGATGGCGAAGGCCGCGTGCATGGCATGCAGGGTCTGCGTGTGGTCGATGCCTCGATCATGCCG